Proteins from one Prevotella sp. E2-28 genomic window:
- a CDS encoding tape measure protein yields the protein MAKDDELWFELGVKDRVSNVLKKVLSNTNELDETFNVLSGSLEELFTAAEQKASRSSIYLDKLNSQLDKIAKRREVNIELKSDANSAIDMLTNKIDELESKKKNLEIDYKKMMPFNGKTPSKLQLERAEPIKRQIEEIKNQLEALYVTYEKFMNIKSLNVVNGNTLGLGHISNGSQSDVQHLRRKREIEAAFAEEDKNQARVEEILQARRHKNKMQEIADDRECAAVAKQVNRDILRSKSERIAAEKKAAEAARENIVVAQGLVSAYDRVTGAAKNTNGVWEQIKVNVASAASLYGIKSLLQSVIQIGGEFEVQHIALQNILGDMREANVLFEQLKGLAVESPFSFRQQVTFSKQLAAFSIPYEELYDTTRRLGDMSAGLGVDMSRLILAYGQVRSAAVLRGQELRQFTEAGIPLVQKLADEFTKLNGKTVTTAEVFKLISARAVSFEMVKKVLWDMTSEGGKFYNMQYELADTLAGKWSNLRDAWEIMLSDFAKGESLSGNVMKNLVQWTTNLIQGIGKAQPLIYGLISSLGSYKIGSFLYKAAGIGTGNEIREAQQLNAIKIRQRFIEGEINKATRDRLLLRNSDKMVTSGELFLAGRLNNFQMLNIRNAKGRTVAEKKVLDEYIKQAETIGVINAQERQAIINGNKRALVGQKGLGVMKGIGAGGWAAIAAGIGLAIYEGYSSWGEKIKQEVDATVENARASVKELSKTLDDFKKAPTDDEDLKGRVNRLKEILKNSDSYTTSINNQIVSAKSLNEQYDILLNASGKLKEDMEWIVENKDLIEQSVRDARSGSNWKDWVNTTIGSVLPPLLLVEEASGYGKLNGGTGGFQSFIDLFDWATNDDLKTNIDEYGRSVAELNNQMRVLVSYESDYRKIMTEFSNGLSFDKSLEFNKLIKGKNISDALNAIAKSDAFGEAFNDKIDSTDEKLGKLFENYRDKIDEVDERNTDVADNVDRMLENQARRAKIPLEDYKEGLRKTGDATMQWITGIIKSLGLAGDKVIWLSNIFRKAIGMDLLEDESAIDEDDRYKKYKDQTKQGKHVLTKLIKGAKEKGWSKDGNGIWDVEWINKYAGAESSYTDIFSTMSDNYNKLKKEREAAIKSGDKLTKLEEQEYQRLDKANQIFDFDKKKKHSSGGRKADTELEQWKARKKALDEYYKLYEEYSKYMSDEDAIKKINETGLIEGQDLPDNINDYLSMMKDFMNSIGRGKINTAARKSFWASLISDYNKKDFEQNTKEVSDAIVKKLDEELKERTEKWDMYKTILNTVGDRTFSKEIAFGFNISIDEEIESLKSSIKERLDYFGFDDIDVDILPSLDESGLEELGLFKGAFGDIYEMVSKLRILLENKPDVDFDFNIDNEVDDLRMRIEKAVNGTKAEGIDVDILAEMHDKELRKYGIYEKNANHVYQMLKRYREAVISKQKEDMKYFEDAVKDAKDLSTTLGQITEKYSRMRKAANSMRTGKNDEAINRYIKNLNTNELNEKSSAVWDDYKRNDIDYRLLASDTKGLDMESLKLLLSSIKNFSDNNNLQEGELKEVRDAIDRVITEISSKDPLTAVHAALTEYNDAKDDLNAIKEAVKKSGVSIDKQPEQVRKNYYDAMRRLTKATDKLRSAIGAFGSQIQQVGSAIQGIGGSIGGDTGALIGNIGGVFSDIGNSISSVKDLDSSLTGLSGALNKISVYSTVFKGIIDANLKLDSILPDNEKLYEKYAEKQRKINEMRQAIDDYAVAVAKAAEAEKNWFASNSLSDLKSIRERRVKLNESYVNTMTEKQVEYRDAGSGWSKWWPAIAGAVVGAVAAVAIPGIGAALGNIVAAGLASSLVGSGVAAAVGASLFAGAGAAAGQGIRAAVDAITYDNGYEKAVDNLRVQTRHKTFFRSEKTQDLESWLKDKLGQETELFDKDGLINLEAADFALNNAVLVGETRETLERLVELRKQIDEVRDQIREYVDQAFSPLVDNMIDAMWDWGREGKDMLDSFKEYASDTFADIAKDAMKSMIKADIFDKYKDDLYDLYDAYATGVYGEDELALGVSGFAGKLSDDIEKAVPFYEKILTALDEAFSAQGYDIFGKNKDESKSQSGMINGITEETADLIASYLNAIRADVSVNRMTLLDILSSISGNDGVTETPKVAEENDNATEEPKSVDENSVGVIQEDITGLIASFEKIAPAIMERYNTLSGSVVNAPVTVQAPQTLYDAQQYASAIGLTGELSSIAQAQLTQLQLIAGNTSRNAASVELIYNLLHNLAPDGTRIQVK from the coding sequence ATGGCTAAAGATGATGAGCTTTGGTTTGAACTTGGTGTAAAAGATAGAGTTTCGAACGTTCTAAAGAAAGTATTATCAAATACCAATGAACTGGATGAAACGTTCAATGTGTTATCTGGTTCGTTGGAAGAACTTTTTACTGCCGCAGAGCAGAAAGCGTCACGTTCTTCCATCTATTTAGATAAGCTTAATTCGCAGTTAGACAAAATTGCGAAGCGTCGCGAAGTGAATATAGAACTCAAAAGTGATGCTAATTCGGCTATTGACATGTTGACAAACAAAATAGACGAGTTAGAGTCCAAGAAAAAGAATCTGGAGATTGATTACAAAAAGATGATGCCATTTAACGGAAAGACACCATCTAAACTCCAACTCGAAAGAGCAGAACCAATCAAGAGGCAGATTGAGGAAATCAAAAACCAGCTAGAGGCTCTGTATGTCACATACGAAAAGTTTATGAATATTAAGAGCCTTAATGTGGTAAACGGAAACACCCTCGGGCTTGGGCATATAAGTAATGGTTCTCAGTCAGATGTTCAGCATCTTCGAAGAAAACGCGAAATTGAAGCTGCTTTTGCAGAGGAGGATAAGAATCAAGCTAGGGTTGAAGAGATTCTTCAAGCTCGTCGCCATAAAAATAAGATGCAGGAGATTGCAGATGATCGCGAGTGTGCTGCCGTCGCAAAGCAGGTAAATAGGGACATTTTGAGGTCAAAATCAGAAAGAATCGCTGCCGAAAAGAAAGCCGCCGAAGCTGCACGCGAAAATATCGTCGTCGCGCAAGGCCTTGTTTCTGCATACGATAGAGTTACTGGCGCAGCAAAGAATACAAATGGTGTATGGGAGCAAATCAAGGTCAATGTTGCCAGTGCAGCCAGTTTGTACGGAATAAAGTCACTCCTACAGTCTGTTATTCAGATTGGTGGTGAGTTTGAGGTGCAGCATATCGCCTTGCAGAATATTCTTGGTGATATGCGAGAGGCCAACGTTCTATTTGAGCAGTTGAAAGGTCTTGCCGTGGAATCCCCATTTAGTTTCCGCCAACAGGTTACATTCTCAAAGCAGCTTGCGGCATTCAGTATTCCATACGAAGAGCTATATGATACCACTAGAAGACTTGGAGACATGTCTGCTGGACTTGGTGTTGATATGTCGCGCCTGATTCTTGCTTATGGTCAGGTTCGTAGTGCTGCCGTGCTTCGCGGACAAGAGTTGCGCCAATTTACTGAGGCTGGTATTCCGTTGGTGCAGAAACTTGCAGACGAGTTTACGAAGCTGAATGGAAAGACCGTGACTACAGCCGAAGTGTTTAAACTTATCAGTGCCCGTGCCGTATCGTTCGAAATGGTCAAGAAGGTGTTGTGGGATATGACATCGGAAGGCGGTAAGTTCTACAATATGCAGTATGAGCTAGCCGACACATTGGCAGGAAAGTGGAGCAACCTGCGTGACGCATGGGAAATCATGCTCAGTGACTTTGCAAAGGGCGAAAGCTTGTCTGGAAATGTAATGAAGAACCTTGTTCAATGGACTACTAATCTAATCCAAGGAATAGGCAAGGCGCAGCCACTTATATACGGGCTTATCTCAAGTCTCGGTTCGTACAAAATTGGCTCTTTCTTGTATAAGGCAGCAGGAATTGGAACTGGCAATGAAATAAGAGAGGCGCAACAACTTAATGCCATAAAAATTAGACAGCGATTTATAGAGGGTGAAATCAACAAGGCTACGCGTGATAGGTTGCTTCTTCGCAACTCAGATAAGATGGTAACATCTGGTGAGTTGTTCCTTGCAGGCCGCCTGAATAACTTCCAGATGCTTAATATTCGCAATGCAAAAGGCAGGACGGTTGCTGAAAAGAAAGTACTGGACGAATACATCAAGCAGGCCGAAACCATTGGTGTTATAAATGCACAAGAAAGGCAGGCTATTATAAATGGCAATAAGCGTGCGCTTGTTGGTCAGAAAGGGCTTGGTGTCATGAAAGGTATTGGTGCAGGTGGATGGGCCGCGATAGCTGCAGGAATAGGTTTGGCTATTTACGAAGGTTATTCTTCTTGGGGCGAGAAAATCAAGCAGGAAGTTGATGCTACTGTAGAAAATGCTAGAGCGTCAGTAAAAGAACTGTCAAAGACTCTTGATGATTTTAAAAAAGCACCAACTGACGACGAGGATTTAAAGGGTCGCGTTAACAGATTGAAGGAAATTCTAAAGAATAGCGACAGCTACACGACATCTATTAATAACCAGATAGTTTCTGCAAAGTCACTTAACGAGCAATACGATATTCTCCTTAACGCATCTGGCAAACTCAAAGAGGATATGGAGTGGATTGTGGAAAATAAAGACCTGATTGAGCAGAGCGTTAGGGATGCGAGAAGCGGCTCGAACTGGAAAGACTGGGTAAACACTACGATAGGGTCGGTACTCCCGCCTCTTCTCTTAGTAGAAGAGGCATCTGGATATGGAAAATTAAACGGTGGAACTGGAGGCTTTCAAAGCTTTATTGACCTTTTTGACTGGGCTACCAATGATGACCTCAAGACGAATATTGACGAGTATGGAAGGTCTGTTGCCGAATTGAACAATCAAATGCGTGTTCTGGTTTCTTACGAAAGTGACTATCGTAAGATAATGACAGAGTTTTCTAATGGATTAAGTTTTGATAAATCCTTAGAGTTTAATAAGCTTATTAAAGGAAAGAATATTTCCGATGCGCTGAATGCTATAGCAAAATCAGATGCTTTTGGAGAGGCTTTTAATGACAAAATCGACTCAACGGATGAAAAACTTGGAAAGTTATTTGAAAACTATCGTGATAAGATAGATGAAGTTGATGAAAGAAACACAGATGTTGCAGATAACGTCGATAGAATGCTGGAAAACCAAGCACGTCGCGCAAAAATACCACTTGAAGATTACAAGGAAGGCCTAAGGAAGACAGGCGATGCGACGATGCAGTGGATAACGGGCATCATCAAGAGCCTTGGATTGGCAGGAGATAAGGTTATTTGGCTTTCTAACATATTTAGAAAGGCAATCGGAATGGACTTACTCGAAGATGAATCTGCGATAGATGAAGACGATAGATATAAGAAATACAAAGACCAGACGAAGCAGGGAAAGCATGTTCTTACGAAGCTAATAAAAGGCGCAAAGGAGAAAGGCTGGAGTAAAGATGGTAATGGAATTTGGGACGTAGAATGGATAAACAAGTATGCTGGTGCCGAATCTTCTTATACAGACATTTTTAGTACGATGTCTGACAATTACAATAAGCTTAAAAAGGAGCGCGAGGCGGCAATAAAGTCTGGTGATAAACTTACAAAGCTTGAAGAGCAAGAATACCAGAGACTTGACAAGGCCAATCAGATATTTGACTTTGATAAGAAGAAAAAGCATAGCTCTGGTGGTCGTAAGGCAGATACTGAGTTAGAGCAGTGGAAAGCTCGCAAAAAGGCACTTGACGAATACTATAAGCTGTATGAGGAATATTCCAAGTACATGAGCGACGAGGATGCTATAAAGAAGATTAACGAAACTGGCCTTATCGAAGGTCAGGACTTGCCAGACAACATCAATGACTATCTGTCAATGATGAAGGACTTCATGAATAGTATCGGTAGGGGTAAGATTAATACCGCTGCCCGTAAGTCGTTTTGGGCTAGCCTTATCTCTGACTACAACAAGAAGGACTTCGAACAAAACACCAAAGAAGTGTCGGATGCTATCGTTAAGAAACTTGATGAAGAGCTGAAAGAGCGTACTGAAAAGTGGGATATGTACAAGACTATCCTTAATACGGTTGGTGACAGGACCTTCTCAAAGGAGATTGCTTTTGGCTTCAATATCAGTATTGACGAAGAGATTGAGTCCTTGAAGTCTAGTATAAAAGAGAGACTTGACTATTTTGGCTTCGATGACATTGATGTCGATATTCTTCCAAGTCTTGACGAATCAGGACTTGAAGAGCTTGGTCTGTTTAAGGGTGCTTTCGGTGATATTTACGAAATGGTGTCTAAGCTGCGCATCCTCTTGGAAAATAAGCCAGACGTAGACTTTGATTTCAATATCGACAACGAGGTGGATGACCTCAGAATGAGGATTGAAAAGGCTGTAAATGGGACAAAAGCAGAAGGCATTGACGTTGATATTCTTGCTGAAATGCATGATAAGGAACTCAGGAAATACGGCATTTACGAGAAGAACGCAAATCATGTTTACCAGATGCTAAAGCGATACCGTGAAGCGGTAATCAGCAAGCAGAAGGAAGATATGAAGTACTTTGAGGATGCCGTAAAGGATGCCAAAGACCTTAGTACTACCCTCGGACAGATTACTGAGAAGTACAGCAGAATGCGAAAGGCTGCAAATTCTATGAGGACTGGCAAGAATGATGAAGCTATTAATCGTTACATAAAAAATCTCAATACGAATGAGCTTAACGAGAAGTCTAGCGCGGTATGGGACGATTATAAGCGTAACGACATTGATTACAGGCTGCTGGCTTCTGACACGAAAGGCCTCGATATGGAGTCTCTGAAACTCTTGCTTAGTTCTATTAAGAATTTTAGCGACAATAATAACCTACAGGAAGGTGAACTTAAAGAGGTGCGCGATGCTATTGACAGGGTAATTACCGAAATAAGTAGCAAGGACCCCCTGACTGCCGTACATGCTGCTCTTACGGAATACAATGACGCAAAGGACGATTTGAACGCCATAAAGGAAGCCGTCAAGAAATCTGGAGTTTCGATAGATAAGCAGCCAGAGCAGGTTCGGAAAAATTACTACGATGCAATGCGTCGTCTGACAAAAGCGACCGACAAGCTAAGAAGTGCAATTGGGGCATTTGGTTCTCAGATACAGCAAGTCGGAAGTGCCATACAGGGTATTGGTGGCTCAATTGGCGGTGACACAGGTGCTCTGATTGGTAATATAGGTGGTGTATTCAGCGATATTGGCAATAGTATATCTTCCGTAAAAGACCTTGACTCTAGTCTTACTGGACTATCTGGGGCGTTGAATAAGATAAGCGTATATTCTACTGTTTTTAAGGGTATTATTGATGCTAATTTAAAACTCGACAGCATACTACCTGACAACGAGAAATTGTACGAGAAATACGCAGAAAAACAGCGTAAGATAAATGAAATGCGACAGGCTATTGATGACTATGCAGTGGCCGTTGCCAAAGCCGCAGAAGCCGAGAAAAATTGGTTCGCAAGTAACAGTCTAAGTGATTTGAAGAGCATCAGAGAGAGACGTGTAAAACTCAATGAGAGCTATGTTAACACAATGACTGAGAAGCAGGTTGAGTATCGTGATGCGGGAAGCGGTTGGAGTAAATGGTGGCCCGCAATCGCTGGGGCCGTTGTTGGTGCTGTTGCTGCCGTTGCCATTCCTGGAATAGGTGCTGCTTTGGGAAATATTGTTGCCGCAGGTCTGGCAAGCTCACTTGTTGGTAGTGGCGTAGCTGCCGCTGTTGGAGCGTCCTTATTTGCAGGTGCTGGAGCTGCTGCTGGCCAAGGTATTCGAGCTGCCGTAGATGCGATAACGTACGATAATGGTTATGAGAAAGCGGTTGACAACCTTCGCGTTCAGACAAGACACAAGACATTCTTTAGAAGTGAGAAAACTCAGGATTTGGAATCGTGGCTGAAAGACAAATTAGGTCAAGAGACTGAGCTTTTTGATAAAGATGGTCTTATAAATCTTGAAGCTGCTGATTTTGCACTTAACAATGCAGTACTTGTTGGTGAAACGCGCGAGACACTTGAACGTCTTGTAGAATTAAGGAAGCAGATTGACGAAGTTAGAGACCAGATAAGGGAATATGTTGACCAAGCCTTTTCTCCGTTGGTTGATAACATGATTGATGCAATGTGGGACTGGGGACGTGAAGGAAAGGATATGCTTGATTCTTTCAAAGAATATGCCAGTGACACGTTTGCTGATATTGCGAAGGATGCCATGAAGTCGATGATTAAGGCGGACATATTTGATAAATATAAGGATGACCTCTATGACTTGTATGATGCGTACGCTACTGGCGTATATGGGGAAGATGAACTCGCTCTTGGTGTGTCTGGATTTGCAGGGAAGCTATCGGATGATATAGAAAAGGCGGTTCCATTCTATGAGAAAATCTTAACAGCGTTGGATGAGGCTTTTTCTGCCCAAGGTTATGATATATTCGGAAAGAATAAAGACGAGAGTAAGTCGCAATCTGGAATGATTAATGGTATAACCGAGGAAACGGCAGACCTGATTGCTAGTTATCTTAATGCTATACGCGCAGATGTGAGCGTAAACAGGATGACACTCCTTGATATTTTATCATCTATCAGTGGTAATGATGGAGTTACAGAAACACCAAAGGTCGCCGAAGAAAATGACAATGCTACAGAAGAGCCTAAATCTGTTGATGAAAACAGTGTTGGTGTAATACAGGAAGACATAACGGGGTTGATAGCTTCGTTTGAAAAAATTGCTCCTGCAATAATGGAAAGGTACAACACGCTGTCTGGCAGTGTTGTTAACGCGCCTGTAACTGTGCAGGCCCCGCAGACACTGTACGATGCACAGCAATACGCCTCTGCCATAGGGTTAACTGGGGAACTTTCGAGCATTGCACAGGCCCAATTGACTCAATTGCAATTAATCGCAGGTAATACCAGTCGTAATGCGGCAAGCGTAGAGTTGATATATAATCTATTGCACAACCTTGCGCCTGACGGAACAAGGATTCAGGTGAAGTAA
- a CDS encoding DUF5675 family protein has protein sequence MAQEWRIDRAFKKKGYTISRVFLNGERFGDGKKYCNLLEDEDRGLKQDMPLDKIKAVKIKGQTAIPAGRYRIIFTYSPKYKKQMPLVSGVPGFDGIRIHSGNSNKDTEGCLLFGVNDKVGWISNSRYWTNIVTDLIKDAINKGEDVFINIG, from the coding sequence ATGGCACAGGAATGGAGAATAGACAGGGCGTTTAAGAAGAAAGGATATACAATATCTAGGGTCTTTCTTAATGGAGAGCGTTTTGGTGACGGAAAGAAGTACTGTAACCTCCTTGAGGATGAAGACAGGGGACTGAAACAGGATATGCCGCTGGACAAAATCAAGGCCGTGAAGATAAAGGGTCAGACGGCCATACCTGCAGGTCGCTACAGAATTATTTTTACGTACAGTCCTAAATATAAGAAACAGATGCCACTTGTGTCTGGTGTGCCTGGCTTTGACGGGATTCGCATTCATTCAGGCAACAGCAATAAGGACACAGAAGGATGCCTGCTGTTTGGCGTTAATGACAAAGTGGGTTGGATAAGCAATTCGCGCTATTGGACGAATATTGTGACTGACCTTATTAAGGACGCAATAAATAAAGGGGAAGACGTATTTATTAATATAGGATAA
- a CDS encoding terminase family protein, producing MPNGEPVYTQEFAESVRAERNPHRIIAQLGGQENLLSSPADIIIGGGCRGGSKSYSLLLEAVKDCMNKNFRAVILRNEKPDLEDLEEVSNEVFGQYGIYNKSKNDMTWNFTAGGFLKFSYYEGDWESFKKRFQGKQFAFIGIDEITHCPYRKFKYLITDNRNAYHIRTRFWGTCNPDPDSWVATFLFNGGWLDPETGFPIPEMDGVIRYCYMPSNEVNEIVWGDSREEVFEKCKDDIMKHWKPEYASCGTPAEVCVKSVCFVEAKLADNKKLIESDPGYIGNLMNQDEEQQSRDLDGNWKFRSAGDDLIKMDDMMNFYDNSYQDREDDTLYATGDVALQGGDNAVLWLWRGNHLIDVYVCRFDSRTYVDVVKAKLAEWGVEEENFAYDYQGIGQILEGHFPNAVKFINQAAPIALDKKQEEGIKKLYKDLKSQCAVMLYKQFRDNELSIDSHLLDRTFDGHGYGKTKLRDILMKERKCIRRTKDSEGKAFQIINKADMKKIIGHSPDFFESLMFRNIFRLRVKRHRKAKNTWCI from the coding sequence ATGCCGAACGGAGAGCCAGTTTACACTCAAGAGTTCGCAGAATCTGTCCGAGCAGAAAGAAATCCGCATAGAATTATCGCACAACTCGGAGGACAGGAGAATCTATTGTCTTCTCCTGCGGACATTATTATAGGTGGTGGCTGTCGTGGCGGTTCCAAATCATACTCGCTGCTTCTCGAAGCCGTCAAAGACTGTATGAACAAAAACTTCCGTGCTGTAATTCTACGTAACGAAAAACCAGACCTTGAAGACTTGGAAGAAGTTTCGAATGAAGTATTTGGGCAGTACGGAATCTACAACAAGTCTAAAAATGATATGACTTGGAACTTCACAGCTGGCGGATTCCTTAAATTCAGCTACTACGAGGGAGATTGGGAGTCATTTAAGAAGAGGTTCCAAGGTAAACAGTTTGCGTTTATTGGCATAGATGAGATTACGCATTGTCCGTACAGAAAATTCAAGTATCTTATTACTGATAACCGTAACGCGTATCACATACGTACGCGATTTTGGGGTACATGCAACCCAGACCCAGATTCTTGGGTTGCAACATTCTTGTTTAATGGCGGCTGGTTAGACCCCGAAACAGGATTCCCGATTCCTGAAATGGATGGCGTTATTCGCTATTGTTACATGCCGAGCAACGAAGTCAATGAAATCGTATGGGGCGATTCTCGCGAAGAGGTGTTCGAGAAGTGTAAGGACGACATTATGAAGCATTGGAAACCTGAGTATGCTTCTTGTGGAACTCCAGCAGAAGTCTGCGTTAAGTCCGTTTGCTTTGTGGAGGCGAAATTAGCAGATAACAAGAAGCTGATAGAGTCAGACCCAGGTTACATCGGAAATTTGATGAACCAAGATGAAGAGCAACAGTCGCGAGACCTTGACGGAAACTGGAAGTTCCGTTCCGCAGGCGATGACCTGATAAAGATGGATGATATGATGAACTTCTACGACAACTCATATCAAGACAGAGAAGACGATACGCTGTACGCAACTGGAGACGTAGCCCTGCAAGGAGGTGATAATGCCGTACTATGGCTATGGAGAGGAAACCACCTCATAGATGTATATGTATGCCGCTTTGACTCTAGGACGTATGTCGATGTTGTTAAGGCAAAGTTAGCAGAATGGGGCGTTGAGGAGGAAAATTTTGCATACGACTATCAAGGTATCGGACAAATTCTTGAGGGACACTTCCCGAATGCAGTAAAATTCATAAACCAAGCTGCACCTATCGCACTGGACAAGAAACAGGAAGAAGGTATCAAGAAACTCTATAAGGACTTGAAATCACAATGTGCTGTAATGCTCTATAAGCAGTTCCGCGACAACGAGCTATCTATTGACTCTCATTTGCTTGATAGGACATTTGATGGCCACGGCTATGGAAAGACTAAGCTCAGAGATATTCTGATGAAGGAACGTAAATGCATTCGCCGTACAAAGGACTCTGAGGGTAAGGCGTTCCAAATCATTAACAAGGCAGATATGAAGAAGATTATCGGACACTCACCTGACTTCTTCGAGTCTCTAATGTTTAGGAATATTTTCCGTTTGCGAGTTAAAAGACACAGAAAAGCAAAGAATACATGGTGTATATAA
- a CDS encoding phage portal protein: MDNIKPNYKEILTREPFYEVMPNGYKAHRVVRRGQKVYEPVDNPLMRVLTQADFLRMYYPSGHAINDPLLYPDIVKKNPENGKTYVQPIMRTAFAFQQVITTKQRVHITGNDIQFELSGKVGAESEELQKQLDFTTFRQGWLDMDMEHAFYDFTEYKIVGDAAIVFYFDEEGHARARTLSYMKGDTLYPHIDSLTGKMELFARKFSDYDENGKFTSENIEIWDDKYLYRARRSVANTKTEKVIEKIKDFFGISGYEIYYQEPHGFDRVPVAYHREPYGPCFMASQQTIETYEEAFSYFCENNRAYAFPIMWSRGDGVEFKPDEITGAVKYIEIEDNDGAAGFLEKAEVSAAFNAQLKLLYDMIYEQSFGVKPPELKSGDLPGVAVKLLFSPAIEQAIHDSQKLQPFLNELVYFVCYAYGFEKNCQASLLNLSINAWIEPYIHQNDSELMTNLATGVANGFLSRQTASERASKYSRNDEFQRIMDEELEKRKLDAQFELDKMKAETNEAIREAKATARNGGQDVNTGNGKRGGRTTDKWGNHEGENNWEQYNRTH; this comes from the coding sequence ATGGATAACATTAAACCGAACTACAAAGAAATCCTCACGCGAGAGCCTTTTTACGAGGTTATGCCTAACGGCTATAAGGCTCACAGAGTTGTGCGCAGGGGGCAGAAGGTTTACGAGCCTGTTGATAACCCACTTATGAGGGTGCTCACACAGGCTGACTTCCTGCGTATGTATTATCCGTCAGGTCATGCCATCAATGACCCATTGCTCTACCCAGATATTGTAAAGAAGAATCCTGAGAATGGAAAGACATACGTACAGCCAATCATGCGTACAGCATTTGCCTTTCAGCAGGTCATAACAACAAAGCAGCGTGTGCATATTACTGGCAATGATATTCAGTTCGAATTGTCGGGGAAGGTTGGCGCAGAGAGTGAGGAGCTTCAAAAGCAGCTGGACTTCACTACTTTCCGTCAGGGATGGCTCGACATGGATATGGAGCACGCTTTCTACGATTTTACAGAGTATAAGATTGTTGGGGACGCTGCTATTGTGTTCTACTTCGACGAAGAGGGTCACGCACGCGCACGTACGCTATCGTATATGAAAGGTGATACGCTTTATCCTCACATAGACAGTCTTACTGGTAAAATGGAGCTGTTCGCGCGTAAATTTTCGGATTACGACGAAAACGGTAAGTTTACAAGCGAAAACATTGAGATTTGGGATGACAAGTATCTTTATCGCGCACGTAGGTCTGTTGCGAATACAAAGACAGAGAAGGTAATTGAAAAGATTAAAGACTTCTTTGGTATTAGTGGCTACGAAATTTATTACCAGGAACCTCATGGATTCGACCGTGTGCCAGTCGCTTATCACAGAGAACCATACGGCCCGTGTTTTATGGCTTCTCAGCAGACCATCGAGACATACGAGGAAGCATTCTCGTACTTCTGCGAGAATAACCGCGCCTACGCATTCCCGATTATGTGGTCTCGCGGTGATGGCGTTGAGTTTAAGCCAGACGAGATTACTGGCGCAGTCAAGTATATTGAGATTGAAGATAATGATGGTGCAGCCGGGTTCCTTGAGAAAGCAGAAGTGTCGGCTGCGTTCAATGCACAGCTCAAGCTCCTGTATGACATGATTTACGAACAGTCATTCGGTGTCAAGCCACCCGAATTGAAGTCTGGAGATTTGCCAGGTGTCGCTGTCAAATTACTTTTCTCACCCGCTATCGAGCAGGCTATTCACGACTCCCAGAAATTACAGCCATTCCTTAACGAACTAGTGTACTTTGTGTGCTACGCATACGGATTTGAGAAAAACTGTCAAGCATCCCTACTGAATCTGAGTATCAACGCGTGGATAGAACCATACATCCATCAGAATGATTCTGAGCTGATGACGAATCTTGCAACTGGTGTCGCCAATGGTTTCCTGTCAAGACAAACTGCGTCAGAACGTGCCTCAAAGTATTCACGCAATGACGAGTTCCAACGCATCATGGATGAAGAGTTAGAGAAACGTAAGCTTGATGCGCAGTTCGAACTCGACAAAATGAAAGCAGAGACAAACGAAGC